A single genomic interval of Nycticebus coucang isolate mNycCou1 chromosome 21, mNycCou1.pri, whole genome shotgun sequence harbors:
- the PRNP gene encoding major prion protein, producing the protein MARLGCWMLVLFVATWSDIGLCKKRPKPGGWNTGGSRYPGQGSPGGNRYPPQGGGGWGQPHGGGWGQPHGGGWGQPHGGGWGQPHGGGGWGQGGTHSQWNKPSKPKTSMKHMAGAAAAGAVVGGLGGYMLGSAMSRPLIHFGNDYEDRYYRENMNRYPSQVYYRPVDQYSNQNNFVHDCVNITIKQHTVTTTTKGENFTETDVKIMERMVEQMCVTQYQREYQAAYQRGSSVVLFSSPPVILLISFLIFLIVG; encoded by the coding sequence ATGGCGCGACTTGGCTGCTGGATGCTGGTTCTCTTTGTGGCCACATGGAGTGACATTGGCCTCTGCAAGAAGCGACCGAAGCCTGGAGGCTGGAACACTGGGGGGAGCCGATACCCAGGGCAAGGCAGCCCTGGAGGCAACCGCTACCCACCCCAGGGTGGTGGCGGTTGGGGCCAGCCTCATGGTGGTGGCTGGGGACAGCCCCACGGTGGCGGCTGGGGACAGCCCCATGGTGGCGGCTGGGGACAGCCtcatggtggtggtggctggggtCAAGGAGGCACCCACAGTCAATGGAACAAGCCCAGTAAGCCCAAAACTAGCATGAAGCACATGGCAGGTGCAGCCGCGGCTGGGGCAGTGGTAGGTGGCCTTGGCGGCTACATGCTGGGGAGTGCTATGAGCAGGCCCCTCATCCACTTCGGCAATGACTATGAGGACCGTTACTATCGTGAAAACATGAACCGTTACCCTAGCCAAGTGTACTACAGGCCAGTGGATCAGTATAGCAACCAGAACAACTTTGTGCATGACTGCGTCAACATCACCATCAAGCAGCACACAGTCACCACGACCACCAAAGGGGAAAACTTCACCGAGACGGATGTGAAGATAATGGAGCGCATGGTTGAGCAGATGTGTGTCACCCAGTACCAGAGGGAGTACCAGGCTGCATACCAGAGAGGCTCGAGCGTGGTCCTCTTCTCTTCCCCACCCGTGATCCTCCTCAtctccttcctcatcttcctGATTGTGGGATGA